The Prochlorococcus marinus str. MIT 9301 genome segment AATAATATAAATAGGTAAAATATCATTATCTTTTATAGCCTCACAGAGAGCTTCGTTATCAAAAATTCTTAAATCTTTCTTAAACCATAAGATATTTATTCCTTTCATAATTTTTTCTTTTAATCCTAGAAAAATAAGATTAAGTTTGTAGGTAAAAAATATAAAAAATTTTAGAATAACTAAAAATCAAAAAAATGAAAATAACAAAAAAACTTTGGGAGGATAATTATGAGATTGCTTTACTAAGTTTAAATACAAAATTTGTTCAAGGTTTAAAGAATGGAAATCTCCCTAAAAATATATTTCAAGAATATTTAGCTCAAGATTATTTCTTTTTAGAGACTTTTGCTAAGGCTTATGGTCTTGCTGTTTCCAAATCAAAAGATAAGTACTCAATAAGGAAGTTAAGTGAACTGTTAATGGGCGTTTCAGAGGAGTTAATACTTCATGAAACGTATGCAAAAGAATGGGATATTGATTTCTCTAATAACTATATAAAAAAAGCTACTAAAAATTATAC includes the following:
- a CDS encoding TenA family protein; translated protein: MKITKKLWEDNYEIALLSLNTKFVQGLKNGNLPKNIFQEYLAQDYFFLETFAKAYGLAVSKSKDKYSIRKLSELLMGVSEELILHETYAKEWDIDFSNNYIKKATKNYTDFLDDTSKRLSSVEIMFAMTPCMRLYSWIGKSLYEEDFDIKYKKWIITYSDESFEKLADSLENLIETNKETYDIKQAKYLYRRAMELELDFFNAYSDF